Proteins found in one Hoplias malabaricus isolate fHopMal1 chromosome 17, fHopMal1.hap1, whole genome shotgun sequence genomic segment:
- the rbmx gene encoding RNA-binding motif protein, X chromosome isoform X1, which yields MAEADRPGKLFIGGLNTETTEKALESYFSKFGRISEVLLMKDRETNKSRGFAFVTYENPGDAKDAAREMNGKALDGKPIKVEQATKPQFESSGRRGPPSMHPRSRGSPRGSRGSRGVPSGMRGPPSREPFFKGMSSRGPAPLKRGPPMRNGGPPPKRSAPSGPMGRPPMSRDRDPYGPPPRRESLMSRRDDYPSPRDDHYSAKESYSSRDYMSSRDSRDYAPPPRDYSYRDYSSQSSSRDDYGSASRSYSDRDGYGGGREPRGYMERPSAGSYRDPYDGYGNSRSAPPSRGPPPSYSGSGGSSRYDDYGSSSRDGYGSRDSYPSSRSDPYSASRSERLGRQERGPAPPLERGYPPREYNSSSRGAPRGGGRGGSRADRGMGRSRY from the exons ATGGCAGAAGCAGACCGACCAGGGAAACTGTTCATTGGTGGCCTGAACACTGAAACCACTGAGAAAGCTCTTGAAAGCTATTTCAGCAAATTTGGCCGCATATCTGAAG ttCTGTTGATGAAAGACCGTGAGACGAATAAATCCAGAGGTTTTGCTTTTGTGACTTATGAGAATCCCGGTGATGCAAAAGATGCTGCAAGAGAAATGAATGGAAAG GCATTGGATGGGAAGCCCATCAAAGTAGAGCAGGCCACAAAGCCTCAGTTTGAGTCATCAGGTCGTCGTGGTCCACCATCAATGCATCCACGTAGTCGTGGCTCTCCTAGAGGCTCACGGGGGTCCAGGGGTGTTCCTAGTGGAATGCGCGGACCACCAAGCAGAG AACCTTTCTTTAAAGGGATGTCATCCAGAGGCCCAGCACCTCTTAAAAGAGGACCTCCAATGCGAAATGGCGGGCCACCACCAAAAAGATCAGCACCCTCTGGTCCAATGGGCAGAC CCCCAATGTCAAGGGATCGGGATCCGTATGGACCTCCACCCCGCAGAGAATCACTCATGTCACGAAGGGATGATTATCCATCACCCCGCGATGATCACTACAGTGCTAAGGAGAG CTATTCTAGTCGGGACTACATGAGCTCACGAGACAGCAGAGACTATGCCCCTCCACCACGTGATTATTCATACCGAGACTATTCGTCCCAGTCCAGCTCCAGAGATGACTATGGTTCTGCATCTAGAAGCTACAG TGACCGTGATGGTTATGGTGGAGGTCGAGAACCCAGGGGCTATATGGAGCGGCCAAGTGCAGGCTCCTACAGAGACCCTTATGATGGCTACG GTAATTCGCGCAGTGCCCCACCCTCAAGGGGTCCCCCTCCGTCCTACAGTGGGAGTGGCGGAAGCAGTCGCTATGACGACTATGGCAGCAGTTCCCGGGATGGATATGGCAGTCGTGACAGTTATCCCAGCAGTCGGAGTGACCCATACTCCGCTAGCCGCAGTGAGCGACTGGGCAGGCAAGAGCGGGGCCCAGCCCCACCGCTAGAGAGAGGCTACCCTCCTCGCGAATACAACAGCTCAAGCCGTGGTGCGCCTCGGGGCGGTGGCCGCGGAGGCAGTCGAGCAGATAGAGGAATGGGCCGCAGTCGATACTGA
- the rbmx gene encoding RNA-binding motif protein, X chromosome isoform X2, whose translation MAEADRPGKLFIGGLNTETTEKALESYFSKFGRISEVLLMKDRETNKSRGFAFVTYENPGDAKDAAREMNGKALDGKPIKVEQATKPQFESSGRRGPPSMHPRSRGSPRGSRGSRGVPSGMRGPPSREPFFKGMSSRGPAPLKRGPPMRNGGPPPKRSAPSGPMGRPPMSRDRDPYGPPPRRESLMSRRDDYPSPRDDHYSAKESYSSRDYMSSRDSRDYAPPPRDYSYRDYSSQSSSRDDYGSASRSYSDRDGYGGGREPRGYMERPSAGSYRDPYDGYG comes from the exons ATGGCAGAAGCAGACCGACCAGGGAAACTGTTCATTGGTGGCCTGAACACTGAAACCACTGAGAAAGCTCTTGAAAGCTATTTCAGCAAATTTGGCCGCATATCTGAAG ttCTGTTGATGAAAGACCGTGAGACGAATAAATCCAGAGGTTTTGCTTTTGTGACTTATGAGAATCCCGGTGATGCAAAAGATGCTGCAAGAGAAATGAATGGAAAG GCATTGGATGGGAAGCCCATCAAAGTAGAGCAGGCCACAAAGCCTCAGTTTGAGTCATCAGGTCGTCGTGGTCCACCATCAATGCATCCACGTAGTCGTGGCTCTCCTAGAGGCTCACGGGGGTCCAGGGGTGTTCCTAGTGGAATGCGCGGACCACCAAGCAGAG AACCTTTCTTTAAAGGGATGTCATCCAGAGGCCCAGCACCTCTTAAAAGAGGACCTCCAATGCGAAATGGCGGGCCACCACCAAAAAGATCAGCACCCTCTGGTCCAATGGGCAGAC CCCCAATGTCAAGGGATCGGGATCCGTATGGACCTCCACCCCGCAGAGAATCACTCATGTCACGAAGGGATGATTATCCATCACCCCGCGATGATCACTACAGTGCTAAGGAGAG CTATTCTAGTCGGGACTACATGAGCTCACGAGACAGCAGAGACTATGCCCCTCCACCACGTGATTATTCATACCGAGACTATTCGTCCCAGTCCAGCTCCAGAGATGACTATGGTTCTGCATCTAGAAGCTACAG TGACCGTGATGGTTATGGTGGAGGTCGAGAACCCAGGGGCTATATGGAGCGGCCAAGTGCAGGCTCCTACAGAGACCCTTATGATGGCTACG GATGA